Below is a genomic region from Drosophila albomicans strain 15112-1751.03 chromosome 2R, ASM965048v2, whole genome shotgun sequence.
TTGGTGAAGTTGCCCACAAAGGGTCCATTACCCTTTATAGGTAGCGCTAAGATGTTCCCATTTATATCGTATTGTCCCTCTCCTTGCAGATGCGGAAGAATCAGTTCGAAGTCGAATCGCTTGTTCTGTATGGATGCTCGCATTTTAGTAATTTCAAAGTTAGAAGCGCCAAAAACTGTCAGTTTCTTGGCCTTGACCGTGATGCCGCCAGAACTGCCGTCCAGAATATTGAGGTCACCGATGTAGAGGGGTTCCAGAGAGGGTACATTGATTTCCTTGATACCCTTGACTAAATATGGACGCAGATTGTGCACACTTTGCTTTACACACTTAGATAGCTCGGGATCGTTGCGATGACATATCTTGATGTAGTCAGCTAATGGGGTATAAAggtt
It encodes:
- the LOC117573473 gene encoding LOW QUALITY PROTEIN: protein takeout (The sequence of the model RefSeq protein was modified relative to this genomic sequence to represent the inferred CDS: deleted 1 base in 1 codon); translated protein: MVSRLITVTILVCFLGITYAATMPDYIKICHRNDPELSKCVKQSVHNLRPYLVKGIKEINVPSLEPLYIGDLNILDGSSGGITVKAKKLTVFGASNFEITKMRASIQNKRFDFELILPHLQGEGQYDINGNILALPIKGNGPFVGNFTNFVAYVRVTYDVKNVNDIDYFDIKEFALKIRTGKGRLRLDNLFNGDKVLGDVINQTINENFELFTNEVIAPIARALEVKFLAIATKILENFTYNELFPV